In Oceanobacillus sp. FSL K6-2867, one DNA window encodes the following:
- the sspO gene encoding small acid-soluble spore protein O encodes MSKKEKNKQREVVSDKHAVREKLSTEFDHEFANEPLTAEERHNNKKTKKRQ; translated from the coding sequence GTGAGCAAAAAGGAAAAGAATAAACAACGTGAAGTCGTAAGTGATAAACATGCAGTAAGAGAAAAGCTATCGACTGAATTTGACCATGAATTTGCTAATGAACCATTAACAGCGGAAGAGAGACATAATAATAAAAAGACGAAGAAAAGACAATAG
- a CDS encoding alpha/beta hydrolase-fold protein gives MNHDLIETFRHPISDIPYQVSISIPTDCAPKEGFPVLYVLDGNAYGTLCREIVKIQSRRAEKTRVSPMIIVSIGYAVNDIFPSLRVYDFTPASAAASLPPKPDGASWPKHGGAKVFLNFLETIVQPFVYQSAPVNPNNQILFGHSLGGLFVLNTLFEHPNLFRNYICFSPSIWWNGKEILNREQEDFLMHDRNLFMAAERTEKMDMHENAFHLFRRLQVNNPKSVAFRSPMGENHMSIVPSVLSDALRYLFSR, from the coding sequence ATGAATCATGATCTGATAGAGACATTTCGACATCCGATATCTGATATACCTTATCAAGTAAGCATATCGATTCCAACTGATTGTGCTCCTAAAGAAGGTTTCCCGGTTTTATATGTTTTGGATGGAAATGCATATGGAACGTTATGTAGAGAGATTGTAAAGATACAGTCCAGGCGCGCTGAGAAGACGAGAGTATCTCCGATGATTATCGTTAGTATAGGATACGCTGTAAATGATATTTTCCCTTCTTTAAGAGTGTATGATTTTACACCTGCATCAGCTGCTGCGTCCCTCCCGCCCAAGCCAGATGGCGCATCATGGCCAAAGCATGGTGGGGCAAAAGTATTTCTCAATTTTTTAGAGACGATTGTTCAGCCATTTGTATATCAGTCAGCTCCTGTTAATCCAAATAATCAAATACTGTTTGGCCATTCATTAGGTGGGTTATTTGTTTTAAATACGTTGTTTGAACATCCCAATTTATTTCGGAACTATATTTGCTTTAGTCCATCCATTTGGTGGAATGGCAAGGAGATTTTAAATAGGGAACAAGAGGATTTTCTCATGCATGATCGAAATCTGTTTATGGCTGCAGAAAGAACGGAGAAAATGGATATGCACGAGAATGCCTTCCACCTTTTTCGAAGGCTGCAAGTAAATAATCCGAAATCTGTCGCCTTCCGATCTCCAATGGGGGAAAACCATATGTCAATTGTTCCTAGTGTTTTAAGTGATGCGCTTCGTTACTTATTTAGCCGTTAG
- a CDS encoding iron ABC transporter permease — translation MHKRRENRRFIRIFLLGIVFTIFIMYMSLATGIFDLTHLEIIQTLLGLDALWENHLVIYQFRLPRIVIGAFVGCALGMVGSVLQGVTKNYLADPGILGIQAAVGFSVVCYMLIVQSNVTGMSELSIISMSLFGWIGGILAAIFLFLFSRKQGEIDPRRLILVGIALNAGFGALTLFVSLKMNPQDFEMAAVWLSGSIYSASWEQIYSMIPWFILVVPLFLWKARTLNLLQLNEVTIIGLGIRANRIRFLLLLGAVGLISSSVIVSGSIGFVGLIAPHIARRLVGIQYPYILPISGLTGMLLVVVGDWIGRTIFAPAELAVGIVISIIGVPYFIYLLMRSARTA, via the coding sequence ATGCATAAACGTAGGGAAAATCGCCGTTTTATTCGGATATTTTTGCTGGGAATCGTGTTCACCATTTTCATCATGTATATGAGTTTAGCAACTGGCATATTTGATCTAACGCATTTGGAGATCATTCAGACTCTCCTGGGACTTGATGCTCTCTGGGAAAACCATCTTGTTATTTATCAATTTAGACTGCCCCGTATTGTGATTGGTGCATTTGTCGGATGTGCTTTAGGAATGGTAGGTTCTGTTTTACAAGGTGTAACAAAAAATTACTTAGCAGATCCAGGCATTTTAGGAATACAAGCTGCAGTTGGGTTTTCTGTTGTTTGTTATATGCTTATCGTCCAAAGTAATGTAACTGGGATGAGCGAGCTGTCTATCATTAGTATGTCCCTGTTTGGTTGGATTGGAGGTATACTGGCGGCCATCTTTCTCTTTTTGTTTTCAAGGAAGCAAGGAGAAATTGACCCGAGACGGTTGATTTTAGTCGGGATCGCACTGAATGCTGGATTTGGAGCACTTACTCTTTTTGTATCCTTAAAAATGAACCCACAAGATTTTGAAATGGCTGCGGTTTGGCTATCCGGAAGTATTTACAGTGCTTCTTGGGAACAAATTTATTCGATGATTCCGTGGTTTATCCTGGTAGTTCCGCTCTTTTTGTGGAAGGCTCGTACGTTGAATCTTTTACAGCTTAATGAAGTGACTATCATTGGATTAGGAATACGGGCAAACCGAATCCGGTTCTTGCTTCTTTTGGGAGCGGTAGGATTAATCAGCTCCTCTGTTATTGTCTCTGGGAGTATTGGTTTTGTTGGGCTGATTGCTCCGCATATAGCAAGACGCTTGGTAGGAATCCAATATCCATACATATTGCCAATTAGTGGTCTGACTGGCATGCTGTTGGTTGTGGTGGGAGACTGGATTGGACGAACTATCTTTGCACCCGCTGAATTGGCTGTAGGGATAGTCATTTCTATAATTGGTGTTCCATATTTCATTTACTTATTAATGCGTTCCGCACGTACCGCGTAA
- a CDS encoding iron ABC transporter permease has product MTSIQKKTTLLLISIPIGLVVTILCSVMYGANTYNISTVFEAVFHADLSNMDHLIIRTSRIPRVIGALLVGLFIAISGALMQGMTRNYLASPGIMGVSDGSVFVITLSMIFLPNTSPLTLIIFSFIGSVLGLLFVFGVARLIPNGLSPISLAIIGTILGMFLNGVSQALATYFQVSQNISFWYNTRLHQIDPLVIKWSIPIAIIGILLALVVSKAITAISLGDEVAQGLGIKLMKMKLLTILSVAILTGISVAMVGKITFIGLVIPHIARFIVGEDYKRIIFFAGILGAFFLAWADIISRAINPPFETPIGVVTALVGVPFFLYLIRVKGGKQHA; this is encoded by the coding sequence ATGACTAGTATCCAAAAAAAAACGACTCTATTACTGATTAGCATACCAATTGGTCTCGTGGTTACAATATTGTGTTCGGTTATGTATGGTGCGAACACCTATAACATATCGACTGTTTTTGAGGCTGTCTTCCATGCTGATCTTTCTAATATGGATCATCTGATTATTCGCACGTCCCGTATTCCGCGTGTTATTGGGGCTCTGTTAGTCGGACTATTTATAGCCATTTCAGGTGCATTAATGCAGGGGATGACGAGGAATTATCTCGCATCCCCTGGTATTATGGGAGTTTCAGATGGATCCGTTTTTGTTATTACGCTGAGCATGATATTTTTGCCGAACACATCACCATTGACATTAATTATTTTTTCGTTTATTGGGTCTGTTCTAGGTCTATTATTTGTGTTTGGAGTTGCTCGTTTAATACCCAATGGATTGTCTCCCATTTCTTTGGCCATCATTGGGACGATTCTTGGTATGTTCCTAAATGGCGTTTCCCAGGCGCTTGCTACATATTTTCAGGTATCACAGAATATTAGTTTTTGGTATAACACAAGGCTGCATCAAATTGACCCGCTTGTTATTAAATGGTCAATTCCTATTGCAATCATCGGGATCCTTCTAGCATTGGTGGTTAGTAAAGCAATTACAGCAATCTCTTTAGGGGATGAAGTCGCCCAAGGACTGGGAATTAAACTGATGAAGATGAAATTACTAACGATATTAAGCGTAGCAATTCTTACTGGTATTTCGGTAGCGATGGTTGGGAAAATTACATTTATTGGGCTGGTTATCCCGCATATCGCCCGCTTTATTGTAGGAGAAGATTACAAACGGATTATTTTTTTTGCTGGCATACTAGGGGCGTTTTTCTTAGCTTGGGCAGATATTATCAGCAGGGCAATCAATCCGCCATTCGAAACTCCAATTGGCGTCGTAACAGCCTTAGTAGGTGTTCCGTTCTTCCTTTATTTAATTCGAGTAAAGGGAGGAAAACAACATGCATAA
- a CDS encoding ABC transporter substrate-binding protein: MKLKTRLCILLFISLLALGGCNTGDASKESEASVNGGETSESDVREITYLGETYTVPNEVERIVITGAMEAMEDATALDVEPVGAITLGGEFPEVFKESMGQAESIGEKQEPNFEKILQLKPDVILGTTKFPEEVVSKLEQIAPTILVSHISTDWEDNLLLMGALSGKEKEAETLLSDYDQLVDTAKADLSGDFEDKTVVAIRVRAGKMFIYPENVFFNPILYSELELNAPEAVKNAKAQEEISIEQLAEMNPDHIFMQVQQTGTQENEQVFEQLKQNSIIQNIDAFKEDQVYVNIVDSLLEGGSAYSKSEFVKALQSN; the protein is encoded by the coding sequence ATGAAGCTAAAAACACGGTTATGTATTCTACTATTTATTAGTCTGCTTGCATTAGGCGGATGCAATACAGGGGACGCGTCGAAGGAATCGGAAGCATCCGTGAATGGGGGAGAAACGAGTGAATCGGACGTAAGGGAGATTACCTATTTAGGAGAAACGTATACGGTTCCGAACGAAGTGGAGCGCATTGTAATTACTGGAGCAATGGAAGCGATGGAGGATGCTACGGCATTGGATGTTGAGCCTGTAGGGGCTATTACGCTTGGCGGAGAGTTCCCAGAGGTATTTAAGGAATCGATGGGGCAAGCAGAATCAATTGGGGAGAAGCAAGAGCCTAATTTTGAGAAAATATTACAGTTGAAACCTGATGTTATTTTAGGAACAACTAAATTTCCGGAAGAGGTTGTAAGTAAGCTGGAACAAATTGCTCCAACCATTTTAGTTTCCCATATTTCAACTGATTGGGAGGATAATCTGCTGTTAATGGGAGCGTTAAGCGGAAAAGAGAAGGAAGCTGAAACATTACTGAGTGATTACGATCAACTTGTTGATACAGCAAAGGCAGATCTATCAGGGGATTTTGAGGATAAAACTGTTGTTGCAATTCGCGTTCGGGCGGGCAAAATGTTTATTTATCCAGAAAACGTCTTCTTCAATCCGATTTTGTATAGTGAGCTAGAATTAAATGCTCCAGAAGCAGTAAAGAACGCTAAAGCACAAGAGGAAATATCGATCGAACAGCTTGCGGAAATGAATCCTGACCATATTTTCATGCAAGTGCAGCAGACAGGGACACAGGAGAATGAACAAGTCTTTGAGCAATTAAAACAAAATTCGATTATCCAAAATATCGACGCATTTAAAGAGGATCAAGTCTATGTAAACATCGTTGATTCCTTGTTAGAAGGGGGATCTGCATACAGTAAAAGTGAATTTGTGAAAGCATTGCAGAGTAATTGA
- a CDS encoding helix-turn-helix domain-containing protein: protein MANMEQIKELYTAAPLSFVDIITQKVTYTNSVRTIFTNEKLSGLVFPLRGTAQFSIDGLTYELEQGSILHVGPNMEMKRTVANDEIFEYAVIHFELSNESANRFPIFMEHFMIRIGDSIKLNNRVHQLMQNFLIPGGLAFLQSKRLFLTILAEMIVASEKRDLDKAENMDVIIQYMHQFFPKGITILHVAKHFQIDRRRLSSLFERQMGVSPNMYLTDLRIQKAKLLLRTSNLSIAHIAESIGYRDHFYFSRVFKKETGLSPTFYRRHLG from the coding sequence ATGGCAAATATGGAGCAAATAAAAGAATTGTATACAGCAGCTCCATTATCCTTTGTTGATATTATTACGCAAAAGGTTACATATACAAATTCAGTCCGAACAATTTTTACGAATGAAAAACTAAGTGGGTTGGTATTTCCTTTAAGGGGAACGGCACAATTTTCGATTGATGGGTTAACTTATGAGCTTGAACAAGGCTCCATTTTACATGTAGGTCCCAATATGGAGATGAAGCGTACGGTAGCAAATGATGAGATTTTTGAATATGCAGTGATTCACTTTGAACTCTCTAATGAATCAGCGAATCGATTTCCAATTTTTATGGAGCATTTTATGATCCGGATTGGCGATAGTATAAAGTTAAACAATCGGGTTCATCAGCTTATGCAAAATTTCCTGATACCCGGTGGGTTGGCATTTTTACAATCGAAGCGATTATTTTTAACGATTTTGGCAGAGATGATTGTGGCAAGTGAGAAGAGAGATTTAGATAAAGCGGAAAATATGGATGTCATCATTCAGTATATGCATCAATTTTTTCCGAAAGGGATTACCATATTACATGTTGCAAAGCATTTTCAGATAGACCGCAGGAGACTATCGTCTTTATTTGAGAGACAAATGGGAGTTAGCCCAAATATGTATTTAACCGACTTGCGGATTCAGAAGGCGAAGTTATTGCTTCGTACATCTAATCTATCAATTGCGCATATTGCCGAAAGTATTGGTTACAGAGACCATTTTTATTTTAGCAGGGTTTTTAAAAAGGAAACTGGATTATCCCCGACTTTCTACCGGAGGCATTTGGGATAA
- a CDS encoding ABC transporter permease, whose product MQVTFRQFAFNNVLRNKRIYAAYFLSSLFSVLVFFVYAIFAFHPGLSAVHPAVSKGLHFAEGIIYVFSFIFVLVSMSAFLHSRKKEFGLMVMLGMTNQQLRRMVFLENILIGFLATASGVVVGLVFAKLFLMTAETVLDLKEMLDFYIPWQAVVLTCGAFLFLFIIISFFTVVILKGNKLIDLIKGSSAPKKEPKASAALSIVAFLLLAAGYAVALAVSGAMVVAAMVPVTIIVIIGTYFLFTQLSVFVIHQLKKRKFLFWKKTNLVLFSDLAYRMKDNARAFFFVAIVSTVAFTAIGSLVGFRYMSTTSLVENTPFAMDYVSNYGNDDEEEHIQLIESSLADFPYTEAAVHIKKVSIPSLASKYAPLTGIISESEYNELAKAAGQQDQQLELTDNQTVYLYYQNSTTEATEHVENMDLEIDGKELKQISNQGSNLIRTYDDYLVVDDQFYNDIEATESESYYGFQVKDWKATGEVGEQLLKDMDVAETRGYGEDFRIASLGNDWMVLNQSLGATLFIGLFIGAVFFVAAGSFLYFRLYADLENEKQKFTAISKIGLTDKELSKILTTQLALLFFVPITVAVIHGAVALTALQNMFDFSLFKSSALVLGSFGVIQIVYFLVIRYNYIRKIKSYL is encoded by the coding sequence ATGCAAGTGACCTTTCGTCAATTCGCGTTTAATAATGTTTTACGAAATAAGCGTATCTATGCAGCATACTTCCTAAGTAGTCTTTTTTCGGTACTCGTCTTTTTTGTGTATGCAATCTTTGCTTTCCATCCAGGATTATCAGCGGTACACCCAGCTGTATCCAAGGGTCTGCACTTTGCCGAAGGGATTATTTACGTTTTTTCCTTTATCTTTGTCCTTGTATCGATGAGTGCCTTTTTACACTCACGAAAAAAAGAGTTCGGTCTCATGGTGATGCTTGGCATGACAAATCAGCAATTACGCCGAATGGTCTTTTTAGAGAATATACTAATTGGTTTTTTAGCAACGGCTTCTGGAGTAGTTGTAGGGCTCGTATTTGCTAAACTGTTTTTAATGACAGCAGAAACAGTCTTGGATTTAAAGGAAATGCTGGATTTTTATATCCCGTGGCAAGCTGTTGTTTTAACATGCGGTGCTTTCTTGTTCTTATTTATTATCATTTCCTTCTTTACAGTCGTGATTTTGAAAGGAAATAAATTAATCGACTTGATTAAAGGAAGCTCAGCACCTAAGAAAGAGCCTAAAGCTTCTGCTGCCCTTTCGATAGTGGCATTCCTTTTATTAGCAGCTGGCTATGCAGTTGCATTGGCAGTAAGCGGAGCGATGGTTGTTGCTGCAATGGTACCTGTTACGATTATTGTTATTATCGGTACGTATTTTCTTTTTACACAGTTAAGTGTATTTGTGATTCATCAGTTAAAGAAACGCAAATTCCTGTTTTGGAAAAAGACAAATCTTGTCCTGTTTTCTGATCTGGCTTACCGAATGAAGGATAATGCTCGTGCCTTTTTCTTTGTAGCGATTGTTTCGACCGTTGCTTTTACTGCAATTGGCAGCCTTGTAGGTTTTCGCTATATGTCCACGACTTCACTGGTGGAGAACACTCCATTTGCAATGGATTATGTATCTAATTATGGAAATGACGATGAAGAAGAGCATATTCAGCTGATTGAATCAAGCTTAGCCGATTTTCCTTACACAGAAGCGGCTGTTCATATCAAAAAGGTTTCTATACCTAGCTTGGCTAGTAAGTATGCGCCGCTTACAGGTATTATTTCGGAGTCTGAATATAATGAGCTGGCTAAAGCAGCTGGGCAACAGGACCAACAGCTTGAACTTACAGATAATCAGACAGTCTACCTTTACTATCAAAATTCTACCACTGAAGCAACAGAACATGTGGAGAATATGGATTTGGAAATTGACGGTAAAGAGCTGAAACAGATCTCAAACCAGGGTTCAAATCTGATTCGAACGTATGATGATTACCTTGTAGTAGATGATCAATTCTATAATGATATAGAAGCAACCGAGTCAGAGAGTTACTATGGATTTCAGGTGAAAGATTGGAAGGCGACCGGAGAGGTTGGTGAGCAGCTTCTTAAGGACATGGATGTAGCTGAAACAAGAGGATATGGGGAGGATTTTCGCATTGCTAGTCTTGGCAACGATTGGATGGTGCTAAATCAGTCATTAGGTGCCACGTTATTCATTGGATTATTTATCGGTGCAGTATTTTTTGTTGCTGCGGGAAGCTTTTTATATTTCCGTTTGTATGCTGATTTAGAAAACGAGAAACAGAAATTTACTGCGATTAGTAAAATAGGGCTTACAGATAAAGAACTATCCAAGATATTAACGACTCAATTAGCATTGTTATTCTTTGTTCCAATTACCGTTGCAGTCATACATGGAGCAGTAGCTTTAACCGCACTGCAAAATATGTTTGACTTCAGTTTGTTTAAGAGTTCGGCTCTCGTTTTAGGAAGCTTTGGAGTAATTCAAATTGTTTATTTCCTGGTTATCAGATATAACTATATCCGAAAAATAAAAAGTTATTTATAA
- a CDS encoding ABC transporter ATP-binding protein, with the protein MLKIKNLSKVYDGKVAHKALADIDLTIEEGEFVGIMGPSGSGKSTLLNLVATIDQPTSGSIMVNGKDPLRMKHNELAIFRRRELGFIFQDFNLLPTLTVEENIVLPLTLEGVRVKEMEEKVATVAEKLGITPILKNRIYEISGGQAQRTAIARAIIHRPKMVLADEPTGNLDSKSSRAAMDIMEKINKQDKTTMMMVTHDPVAASYTERVVFIKDGKLFNEIHRGDNRQAFFQKIIDVLSLLGGDASDLSSIRV; encoded by the coding sequence ATATTAAAGATTAAAAACTTAAGCAAGGTATATGACGGAAAAGTAGCCCATAAGGCATTAGCAGATATAGATTTAACAATTGAAGAAGGAGAATTCGTAGGAATCATGGGTCCTTCTGGAAGCGGGAAATCAACCTTGCTCAATCTGGTAGCGACCATTGATCAGCCAACCTCCGGGAGCATTATGGTGAACGGCAAAGACCCGTTACGAATGAAGCATAATGAGCTGGCGATATTTCGGCGCCGGGAGTTAGGCTTCATCTTTCAGGATTTCAACTTGCTGCCTACATTAACGGTAGAAGAGAATATTGTTCTCCCGCTTACGCTTGAGGGTGTTCGCGTGAAAGAAATGGAGGAAAAAGTAGCAACTGTAGCAGAAAAGCTTGGGATTACGCCAATCTTGAAAAATCGGATTTACGAAATATCAGGTGGACAGGCGCAGCGAACTGCCATTGCCAGAGCAATTATTCACCGTCCTAAGATGGTTTTAGCGGATGAACCGACAGGTAATTTGGATTCAAAATCTTCGCGGGCGGCAATGGATATAATGGAGAAAATCAACAAGCAGGATAAGACAACGATGATGATGGTAACACATGACCCAGTAGCAGCAAGCTATACAGAGCGAGTTGTTTTTATTAAAGACGGAAAGCTGTTTAACGAAATTCATCGCGGGGATAATCGCCAAGCTTTCTTCCAAAAAATTATTGACGTGTTATCACTGTTGGGAGGGGATGCAAGTGACCTTTCGTCAATTCGCGTTTAA
- a CDS encoding sensor histidine kinase: MVRLFFRDQFPLILINIIQLLLVLFVVWMGGFQHLSLLIYALFLGIFLLTIYLVFRYITHRRFYYRLTRQISSLDEVFESLDAAPVSAALSDLLKAQHRLYVNAIQQQEKKRKEHLTFINQWVHQMKTPLSVMELIIQDRDDEQMMSIREEMDKLEKGLEMVLYAARLDAFEQDFHVQPVSLKAAVDGAIRDNKRLFIKNQVYPDIQVTSSMIESDEKWLEFVFNQVITNGIKYSSGIGKRISIYDQETESGRDLVIQDTGVGIPKTDLKRVFDPFFTGENGRVYRESTGMGLYLVKEVCEKLGHEVHIESVQGEGTLVRIRFFP; encoded by the coding sequence ATGGTAAGGTTATTTTTCCGTGACCAGTTCCCTCTAATTCTAATCAACATTATTCAGCTTCTGCTCGTTTTGTTTGTTGTTTGGATGGGTGGTTTCCAGCACTTGTCTTTATTGATCTATGCCTTATTTCTTGGAATTTTTCTTTTGACCATTTATTTAGTTTTCCGTTATATAACCCATCGCAGATTTTACTATCGGTTAACAAGGCAAATTAGCAGTCTGGATGAGGTTTTTGAATCATTGGATGCTGCTCCTGTTTCAGCAGCCCTTAGTGATTTGCTTAAAGCGCAGCATCGGCTCTATGTAAATGCTATACAGCAACAAGAGAAAAAGCGAAAAGAACATTTAACCTTTATTAATCAGTGGGTCCACCAAATGAAGACTCCATTGTCTGTCATGGAATTAATTATTCAAGATCGTGATGACGAGCAAATGATGAGTATTCGAGAGGAAATGGATAAATTAGAAAAGGGACTTGAGATGGTTTTATATGCAGCAAGATTGGACGCTTTTGAACAAGATTTCCATGTACAGCCTGTTTCATTGAAAGCCGCAGTAGACGGAGCAATCCGAGATAATAAACGTCTTTTTATTAAGAATCAGGTTTATCCAGACATACAAGTTACTTCGTCAATGATTGAATCCGACGAAAAATGGCTGGAGTTTGTCTTTAATCAGGTTATCACCAATGGTATTAAGTACTCCAGTGGAATAGGGAAGAGGATATCGATATACGATCAAGAAACGGAAAGCGGAAGAGATTTAGTGATTCAAGACACGGGCGTTGGAATTCCGAAAACTGATTTAAAGCGCGTATTCGACCCATTTTTCACAGGTGAAAATGGCCGTGTTTACCGGGAGTCTACAGGTATGGGGCTGTATCTAGTAAAGGAAGTTTGTGAAAAGCTAGGGCATGAGGTTCACATAGAATCTGTGCAGGGAGAAGGCACACTGGTCAGGATAAGATTCTTTCCTTAA
- a CDS encoding response regulator transcription factor produces the protein MAKILIIEDDPKIASLLQNHLKKYGYDAVITEQFDAVTEVFKQVQPNLVLLDINLPSFDGFYWCRQIRQLSTCPILFISARSGEMDQVMALENGGDDFITKPFAYEVVTAKIRSSLRRAYGAYAPKVKERVVELNGLTLYVERMELSKDKGLASLTKKEAVLLEELMKRSPRVVAREVLLEKLWDDQSFVDENTLNVNVTRVRKKLQDLNIEDAIETIRGAGYRLVPNWETS, from the coding sequence ATGGCGAAGATTTTAATTATAGAAGATGATCCGAAAATCGCATCCCTTCTGCAAAATCACCTTAAAAAGTATGGATATGACGCGGTTATAACGGAGCAGTTTGATGCGGTCACCGAAGTGTTTAAACAGGTGCAGCCAAATCTTGTTTTATTAGATATTAATTTACCGAGCTTTGATGGGTTCTATTGGTGTCGCCAAATTAGACAGCTTTCAACTTGTCCAATTTTATTTATTTCAGCACGCTCTGGGGAAATGGATCAGGTAATGGCATTAGAAAATGGCGGCGATGATTTTATTACGAAGCCATTTGCATATGAAGTGGTCACAGCAAAAATTCGCAGCAGTCTGCGCCGGGCTTATGGAGCGTATGCTCCCAAGGTAAAGGAACGAGTAGTTGAATTGAATGGTTTGACGCTTTATGTGGAACGAATGGAACTAAGCAAGGATAAGGGACTTGCTTCGCTTACAAAGAAAGAGGCAGTGCTGCTTGAGGAGTTAATGAAGCGTTCGCCGCGTGTGGTGGCTAGAGAAGTGCTATTGGAAAAGTTGTGGGATGATCAATCTTTTGTCGATGAAAATACGCTTAATGTTAATGTAACGAGAGTCCGTAAAAAGCTGCAGGATTTGAACATAGAAGATGCTATTGAAACAATTCGAGGTGCAGGCTATCGACTCGTGCCAAATTGGGAGACTTCATAA
- a CDS encoding peptidoglycan-binding domain-containing protein: MKKRWLTIVPAIALGIVLAPFQFQAAEASSGESVEITEKSGSEVSEELQPLLEVAPEHQPTLMKNSAGLEVQFVQEKLNHFGLETSIDGIFGPQMKEQVIQFQKKHSLMIDGIVGKETWAALLAEDSNDMFTVEGAIDRAEEELNNDDLIFSSDGVLHQAEDGSTFYSLKVASKSLIDDGGTGTVGFYDVYDDGQVVESEPR; encoded by the coding sequence ATGAAGAAGAGATGGTTGACGATAGTTCCGGCAATTGCTCTCGGTATAGTTTTAGCACCATTTCAGTTTCAAGCAGCAGAGGCCTCTAGTGGAGAATCTGTTGAAATCACAGAGAAGTCCGGATCTGAAGTTTCAGAGGAACTTCAGCCTTTGTTGGAAGTAGCTCCCGAACATCAGCCCACCCTCATGAAAAATAGCGCAGGATTAGAAGTCCAGTTCGTTCAAGAGAAGCTAAATCACTTTGGACTGGAGACCAGCATAGATGGAATATTTGGACCACAGATGAAAGAGCAAGTTATACAGTTTCAAAAAAAACATAGTTTGATGATAGATGGTATTGTTGGTAAAGAAACTTGGGCAGCACTGTTAGCTGAGGATAGTAATGATATGTTTACGGTAGAAGGTGCAATTGACCGGGCTGAAGAAGAGTTGAATAACGATGATCTGATCTTTAGCAGTGATGGCGTTCTTCACCAAGCAGAAGATGGCAGTACTTTTTACTCACTGAAGGTCGCTAGTAAATCACTAATAGATGATGGCGGCACTGGAACTGTAGGTTTCTATGATGTATACGATGACGGGCAAGTTGTTGAATCAGAACCAAGGTAA
- a CDS encoding ABC transporter ATP-binding protein, with product MKQTHLFEAEQLVAGYDNKTVIQEISLTIPSNKISVIIGANASGKSTLLKTLAQLIKPTSGKINLDGKSLAKIPSKQLARVLGLLPQSPIVPEGISVADLVGRGRFPHQSMLSGWTKKDYEAVAEAMRIMDITKLANHNIDELSGGQRQRVWIAMALAQQTDILFLDEPTTFLDITYQIEILDMLTDLNQKMGTTIVMVLHDINLSARYADNIFAIHNGKLVAEGEPSKVITSPLVKDVFGLDCIVVEDPISGSPSVVPIGRHHVNNTYTP from the coding sequence ATGAAACAGACACATCTTTTCGAAGCTGAGCAACTAGTAGCAGGCTATGATAATAAAACGGTTATCCAAGAGATAAGCCTTACGATTCCCAGTAATAAAATAAGCGTTATTATTGGAGCGAATGCTTCTGGAAAATCGACACTTCTTAAAACATTAGCACAACTTATAAAACCGACATCTGGCAAAATTAATCTGGACGGAAAATCGCTTGCTAAAATTCCGTCAAAGCAATTGGCACGGGTTTTAGGGCTGCTGCCACAATCCCCCATTGTCCCAGAGGGAATCTCTGTCGCGGATTTAGTAGGAAGAGGAAGATTCCCGCATCAATCCATGCTTAGCGGATGGACAAAGAAAGATTATGAGGCAGTTGCTGAAGCAATGAGAATTATGGATATTACAAAGCTTGCAAATCATAATATTGACGAGCTATCAGGTGGACAAAGACAGCGTGTCTGGATTGCAATGGCTTTAGCACAACAGACAGATATTCTATTTCTCGATGAACCGACAACCTTTTTAGATATTACATATCAAATTGAAATTCTTGATATGCTTACAGATCTTAATCAAAAAATGGGAACAACGATAGTAATGGTTTTACATGATATAAACTTGTCTGCCCGTTATGCGGACAATATATTTGCTATTCATAATGGAAAACTTGTTGCTGAAGGGGAGCCATCAAAGGTTATTACAAGCCCTTTAGTGAAGGATGTTTTTGGTCTTGATTGTATTGTGGTAGAGGATCCGATTTCAGGATCTCCTTCTGTGGTGCCGATAGGACGACATCATGTTAACAATACCTATACGCCCTAA